A stretch of the Corylus avellana chromosome ca6, CavTom2PMs-1.0 genome encodes the following:
- the LOC132184023 gene encoding laccase-14-like, translating to MGVFPKVLLLLACLSCCSFCMARGAVHYYDFVVKESNFTKLCDTKSTLTVNASFPGPAIRAHKGDTLYVNVFNQGTYGVTIHWHGAKQPRNSWFDGPEYITQCPIPAGTNFTHQVLLTQEEGTLFWHAHSDWSRATVHGALVILPADQGTTYPFPMPDAEQILVFASWYKEDVMVLMDEALRYGGLTVLSDSYAINGQPGDFYSCSKDTTFRMSVDYGKTYLLRIVNSVQNTDMFFSIADHNLTVVGWDGSYIKPLQMTYIMITPGQTMDVLVIANQALSHYYMLASPYFDGQADDFHKSITSAIFQYSGNYTPPSSPVWPTNIPGFYDIGAAGLFTTRLRSLASKEHPVDVPQSVDTRMFVTVSINMMHCPNASCAGLDGNRLASGLNNISFANPSLDILQAYYRNVSGYFEENFPNRPPNFFNFTSEDLLTDNVTLSDQGTRVKMLDYNETVEITFQGTNVMNSGENHPIHLHGFRFYVVGTGVGNFDNVSDPLTYNLVDPPEANTVPVPKDGWATIRFRADNPRVWYMHCHFDRHMSWGMDTVFIVRNGPTEETKLRPPLAYMPPCEVDALFGLQQTILQNEG from the exons ATGGGTGTTTTCCCAAAAGTACTCCTCTTACTTGCTTGTCTGAGTTGCTGTTCCTTTTGCATGGCTAGAGGTGCTGTGCATTATTACGACTTTGTT GTTAAGGAAAGCAATTTCACAAAGCTGTGTGATACAAAGAGCACGTTGACGGTAAATGCCAGTTTTCCGGGACCGGCGATTCGCGCCCACAAAGGGGACACTCTGTATGTGAATGTTTTCAATCAAGGAACATACGGTGTCACGATTCACTG GCATGGAGCGAAGCAACCAAGAAACTCATGGTTTGATGGACCTGAGTACATCACTCAGTGCCCCATCCCAGCCGGAACAAACTTCACTCACCAAGTCTTACTTACCCAAGAAGAAGGAACTTTATTCTGGCACGCCCATAGCGATTGGTCACGAGCCACTGTTCATGGTGCCTTAGTCATCTTGCCTGCAGATCAGGGAACAACATATCCATTTCCCATGCCCGATGCAGAACAAATTTTAGTATTTG CTTCGTGGTACAAAGAAGATGTGATGGTGCTAATGGATGAGGCCCTCCGTTATGGTGGATTGACGGTATTGTCAGACTCCTATGCCATCAACGGTCAACCCGGGGATTTTTATTCGTGCTCCAAAG ATACAACATTTCGTATGTCGGTTGATTATGGAAAGACCTATCTACTTCGCATAGTTAATTCCGTACAGAACACAGACATGTTCTTCAGCATTGCAGACCACAATCTCACAGTTGTCGGATGGGATGGTTCCTACATCAAACCCTTACAAATGACTTACATAATGATAACCCCAGGGCAGACAATGGATGTTTTGGTCATAGCAAATCAAGCCCTCAGCCACTATTACATGCTCGCCAGCCCTTATTTTGATGGACAAGCAGATGACTTTCACAAAAGCATCACCAGTGCAATCTTCCAGTACAGCGGAAACTACACTCCCCCATCGTCGCCAGTGTGGCCGACCAACATCCCCGGTTTTTATGACATTGGCGCTGCGGGGTTGTTCACAACACGTTTAAGGAGCTTGGCGTCCAAAGAGCATCCTGTAGATGTTCCTCAAAGTGTCGACACCAGAATGTTTGTGACAGTTTCCATAAACATGATGCATTGCCCCAATGCGTCATGCGCAGGGCTTGATGGGAATAGGCTTGCTTCCGGCTTGAACAACATCAGTTTTGCAAACCCTTCTTTGGATATATTGCAAGCTTATTACAG GAACGTAAGTGGATATTTTGAGGAAAATTTTCCAAACAGACCCccaaatttctttaattttacctCAGAGGATTTGCTAACAGACAATGTTACCCTATCGGACCAAGGGACAAGGGTGAAGATGCTAGATTATAATGAAACTGTGGAAATAACATTTCAGGGAACTAATGTGATGAATTCAGGAGAAAATCATCCAATTCATTTGCATGGCTTTAGATTTTATGTGGTTGGGACAGGAGTTGGAAACTTCGACAATGTGAGTGACCCATTAACTTATAATTTGGTTGATCCACCCGAAGCTAACACTGTTCCAGTTCCTAAGGATGGTTGGGCTACCATCAGATTCAGAGCCGACAATCCAA GGGTTTGGTACATGCATTGCCATTTTGACCGACACATGAGTTGGGGCATGGACACAGTTTTCATAGTAAGGAACGGCCCCACGGAAGAGACGAAGCTCCGCCCTCCTCTTGCTTACATGCCGCCTTGTGAAGTGGATGCACTGTTTGGGCTTCAACAAACAATCCTCCAGAATGAAGGGTAA